One Bombyx mori chromosome 28, ASM3026992v2 DNA segment encodes these proteins:
- the LOC119630729 gene encoding uncharacterized protein LOC119630729 — MIKKTFKSEINIDIEENAINNLYRLGKRSIQGNKPRPVCCSFVNGWKKNEIVKNKKYLKEIYVTEDYPKNVMAKRKVLQAELIEERKKGKIAYLKYDKLIVKEMDTTNEKRKRETSSSPHSSDFQPKKQQATVPSKANRANAFDVMRMRSNSLTNVLTNKQQ, encoded by the coding sequence ATGATAAAGAAAACTTTCAAAAGCGAGATAAATATTGATATCGAAGAAAATGCAATAAACAATTTATACCGATTAGGTAAAAGAAGTATCCAAGGTAACAAACCGAGGCCAGTCTGCTGTTCTTTCGTAAACGGATGGAAAAAGAATGagatagtaaaaaataaaaaatatcttaaggAGATATATGTCACCGAAGATTATCCAAAGAATGTAATGGCCAAAAGGAAGGTGTTACAGGCGGAGTTGATTGAAGAAAGGAAGAAGGGTAAAATAGCGTATTTGAAATATGATAAGCTTATAGTGAAGGAAATGGACACAACtaacgaaaaaagaaaaagggaaaCTTCTTCTTCACCGCATTCTTCAGACTTTCAACCTAAAAAACAGCAAGCCACCGTACCATCTAAGGCCAATAGAGCCAACGCATTTGACGTGATGAGAATGAGATCGAACTCTCTTACTAACGTCCTTACAAACAAGCAACAGTAG